One region of Anaeromyxobacter diazotrophicus genomic DNA includes:
- the gpmI gene encoding 2,3-bisphosphoglycerate-independent phosphoglycerate mutase, translating into MPKTKPVLLVVLDGWGLRTEREANAIAIAGTPNMDALMRDYPWTALETSGLSVGLPEGQMGNSEVGHTNLGAGRIVYQDLVRINRAVEDGSFFQNPVLQEAMRRAKSGSGTVHFLGLLSDGGVHSHVEHLHACLELARREGVPRAFVHAFLDGRDVPPKSGLGYVQAFEKRLGETGYGQVATVMGRYYAMDRDKRWDRVALAYGAMVRGEGFKAAGGAKAVEEAYGREETDEFVKPTVVVNGAGEPRARVKDGDVIVFFNFRADRAREITRAFTQEGFADFDARPRPQLAYYACMTEYDQTFGLPVAYAPDQPTHIFPELVAQAGIPQLRCAETEKYAHVTFFFNGGREVQFPGEERILVPSPRDVKTYDEKPEMSAREVTDRLVPAIESRKYGFILVNFANPDMVGHTGKLDAAVKAVKVVDECLGRLWKAARASYMAMLVTADHGNCELMVDPVTGQPHTAHTLGPVPFILADPDFKGAKLREKGVLADVAPTALQVLGLPQPKEMKGLGLLMR; encoded by the coding sequence GTGCCCAAGACCAAGCCCGTTCTGCTCGTCGTCCTCGATGGTTGGGGCCTGCGGACCGAGCGCGAGGCGAACGCCATCGCCATCGCCGGGACGCCCAACATGGACGCCCTCATGCGCGATTACCCGTGGACCGCGCTCGAGACGAGCGGGCTCTCGGTCGGACTGCCGGAGGGGCAGATGGGGAACTCCGAGGTCGGCCACACGAACCTCGGGGCGGGGCGGATCGTCTACCAGGACCTCGTCCGCATCAACCGCGCGGTCGAGGACGGGTCGTTCTTCCAGAACCCGGTGCTGCAGGAGGCGATGCGGCGGGCGAAGTCGGGGAGCGGAACGGTCCACTTCCTCGGCCTCCTCTCCGACGGCGGCGTGCACAGCCACGTCGAGCACCTGCACGCCTGCCTGGAGCTGGCGCGGCGCGAGGGCGTCCCGCGCGCCTTCGTGCACGCCTTCCTCGACGGGCGCGACGTGCCGCCGAAGAGCGGCCTCGGCTACGTGCAAGCGTTCGAGAAGCGGCTCGGCGAGACCGGCTACGGGCAGGTCGCGACGGTGATGGGGCGCTACTACGCCATGGACCGCGACAAGCGGTGGGACCGGGTGGCGCTCGCCTACGGCGCGATGGTGCGCGGCGAGGGCTTCAAGGCCGCCGGCGGTGCGAAGGCGGTGGAGGAGGCGTACGGCCGCGAGGAGACCGACGAGTTCGTGAAGCCGACGGTGGTCGTCAACGGCGCCGGCGAGCCGCGGGCGCGGGTGAAGGACGGCGACGTCATCGTCTTCTTCAACTTCCGCGCCGACCGGGCGCGCGAGATCACGCGCGCCTTCACGCAGGAGGGGTTCGCCGACTTCGACGCGAGGCCGCGGCCCCAGCTCGCGTACTACGCGTGCATGACGGAGTACGACCAGACCTTCGGGCTCCCGGTGGCCTACGCGCCCGACCAGCCGACGCACATCTTCCCGGAGCTCGTGGCGCAGGCCGGCATCCCGCAGCTCCGCTGCGCCGAGACCGAGAAGTACGCCCACGTCACCTTCTTCTTCAACGGCGGGCGCGAGGTGCAGTTCCCGGGCGAGGAGCGGATCCTCGTGCCCAGCCCGCGCGACGTGAAGACCTACGACGAGAAGCCCGAGATGAGCGCGCGCGAGGTGACCGACCGGCTGGTGCCGGCCATCGAGTCGCGCAAGTACGGCTTCATCCTGGTCAACTTCGCGAACCCGGACATGGTGGGGCACACCGGGAAGCTCGACGCGGCGGTGAAGGCGGTGAAGGTGGTGGACGAGTGCCTCGGCCGGCTCTGGAAGGCCGCGCGCGCCTCGTACATGGCGATGCTCGTCACCGCCGACCACGGCAACTGCGAGCTGATGGTGGACCCGGTGACCGGCCAGCCGCACACGGCGCACACGCTCGGGCCCGTGCCGTTCATCCTGGCCGACCCGGACTTCAAGGGCGCGAAGCTGCGCGAGAAGGGCGTGCTGGCCGACGTGGCGCCCACCGCCCTCCAGGTGCTCGGGCTGCCGCAGCCGAAGGAGATGAAGGGGCTGGGCTTGCTCATGCGCTGA